One Vigna unguiculata cultivar IT97K-499-35 chromosome 7, ASM411807v1, whole genome shotgun sequence genomic region harbors:
- the LOC114189554 gene encoding cyclin-dependent kinase inhibitor 4-like, which produces MGKYMKKAKPKGELALVESTTTNATTSYMGVRTRAKTLALQKSHPQPELAPSSDSYLQLRSRRLQKPPILLHSPRRNKQPNPKSPIPEPARLGLASEQDATLTARSHKEESTLHENAEVQEASFGENVLDFEGRERSTRESTPCSLIRDPDTVRTPGSTTRPTCSTDANRRTEHANRRQIPTSREMDEFFAEVEEAQQRKFIEKYNFDPVNEKPLPGRFEWEKLKP; this is translated from the exons ATGGGGAAGTACATGAAGAAGGCGAAGCCAAAGGGAGAGCTGGCGCTTGTGGAATCCACCACCACCAACGCCACCACCTCCTACATGGGAGTTCGAACCCGCGCCAAAACCCTAGCGCTTCAGAAATCACACCCTCAGCCCGAGCTAGCTCCCTCCTCCGATTCCTACCTCCAGCTCCGGAGTCGTCGCCTCCAGAAGCCTCCAATTTTGCTGCACTCTCCCAGGCGGAACAAACAACCGAACCCTAAATCTCCCATCCCTGAACCTGCCAGGCTTGGACTCGCTTCGGAGCAGGACGCTACGCTCACAGCGCGCAGCCACAAGGAGGAGAGTACTTTGCATGAGAATGCTGAGGTTCAGGAAGCATCGTTTGGGGAAAATGTTTTGGATTTTGAAGGTAGAGAGAG AAGCACTCGGGAATCCACACCTTGCAGTTTGATAAGGGACCCTGATACTGTCAGGACTCCCGGTTCAACTACAAGGCCTACTTGCTCAACTGATGCTAATCGAAGAACCGAGCATGCAAATAGAAGGCAAATCCCAACTTCACGCGAAATGGATGAATTCTTTGCTGAAGTTGAAGAGGCCCAGCAAAGGAAGTTCATTGAGAA GTACAACTTTGATCCTGTGAATGAGAAGCCACTCCCAGGGCGTTTTGAATGGGAAAAGTTGAAACCCTAG
- the LOC114190703 gene encoding uncharacterized protein LOC114190703 — MDDAKYVKLYQTLSNATVPDPIFEGKDHRGVCETLFDQLHSIFRRFFSALPLCHRHDLLSRSLPPPHSGLWPIVEELSLILRCCLLLLTLPHSDQKFFLLKGRSLLRILNSFLSFHVSEHRGVRFRNFLTDEDLDLDDSCRPFLRALLEVFADELLRHQPLRRYLMMADSVSSIHEKLFVCHFNQGDIAIVLEVLSSHFILSVSDEKAVEDFTVRLFLRCDKDFRCSELSIAPSIVLLHDPVVLAAPKMFQAHIVSMVSEAICSGLSSELLANFNLIALQKSVILYSTHVSSLQIDGFRVELKCSDSHLLDKGQLKFESYIQHGTRSRLNKVLSKSDDSCDSYQCKLFSKTKRDLLAEYIAFMKERQYLFDDSLREGITSILSCLIHQAFSQEAAGDAVYNIKENISAQDISLLGSIMKLMSVSLLQAIKYLRNSGDSDCLKTMKSATVREKYDFLISIIDHFQQFKICLPIQSFLYDEMKIQKSNRKVSEALLVHFIGLLSLSFNNGLELLAKGCISVLMALMYLFVFEEGDLHALGSLKGLSLPPCLSEISCDKSGKGARDKQSVYKVVAEFRRIQSCTLSTDSFTSCNDENGTEKTCDGEMFLNCILGNPKKLSDYDELADFLECRTGKNYSKWLNRREIYRDRRYQKKLELGKTKKKTFRKCFQFKKNGQSLKRRKNGMFVKHRR; from the exons ATGGACGACGCAAAATACGTTAAACTGTACCAAACACTCTCCAACGCCACCGTTCCAGATCCAATTTTCGAAGGCAAAGACCATCGCGGTGTCTGCGAAACCCTCTTCGACCAACTCCACTCCATCTTCCGCCGATTCTTCTCCGCTCTTCCTTTGTGCCACCGCCATGACCTTCTCTCTCGGTCCCTTCCGCCTCCGCATTCGGGGCTGTGGCCAATTGTTGAAGAACTTTCTCTCATTCTGCGCTGCTGTCTTCTTCTCCTGACGCTCCCGCACTCCGACCAGAAGTTCTTCCTTCTCAAGGGCCGCTCTCTTCTTCGCATTCTCAATTCCTTCCTCTCTTTCCATGTCTCCGAACATCGCGGCGTGCGCTTTCGCAACTTCCTCACCGACGAGGACTTGGACCTCGATGATTCTTGTCGTCCGTTTCTGCGCGCGCTGCTTGAG GTATTTGCAGATGAACTTTTAAGACACCAGCCATTGAGAAGGTATCTTATGATGGCTGATTCAGTATCTTCTATCCATGAAAAGCTTTTCGTTTGTCATTTCAACCAAGGTGATATTGCCATTGTCCTGGAGGTGTTATCTTCTCATTTCATCCTGTCAGTTTCTGATGAGAAAGCAGTTGAGGATTTCACAGTTAGATTATTTTTACGTTGTGATAAGGATTTCAGATGTTCTGAACTTAGCATTGCGCCCTCCATTGTGTTGTTGCATGACCCTGTTGTGCTCGCTGCACCAAAGATGTTCCAGGCACACATAGTTTCAATGGTTTCTGAAGCCATTTGTTCTGGCTTATCTTCAGAGCTTTTAGCCAATTTCAACCTAATAGCACTGCAAAAATCTGTTATCTTGTACTCTACACACGTGTCTAGTTTGCAAATAGATGGCTTTCGTGTTGAATTGAAATGCTCCGACTCACACCTTCTTGACAAAGGTCAGCTAAAATTTGAATCTTATATTCAGCATGGCACCAGAAGCAGATTAAATAAAGTCTTATCAAAATCAGATGATTCATGCGATTCTTATCAATGCAAATTGTTTTCGAAAACAAAAAGGGATCTTTTGGCCGAGTATATTGCATTTATGAAGGAGAGACAGTACCTATTTGATGATTCATTAAGGGAAGGGATTACCTCAATCTTAAGTTGCCTAATCCATCAAGCCTTCTCTCAAGAGGCCGCTGGAGATGCAGTATACAATATAAAGGAAAACATTAGTGCGCAAGATATATCTCTTCTTGGATCCATAATGAAGCTGATGAGTGTTTCATTGCTTCAAGCAATTAAGTATCTACGTAATAGTGGTGATTCAGATTGTTTGAAAACCATGAAAAGTGCCACTGTGCGTGAGAAGTATGATTTCTTGATCAGCATCATTGACCATTTTCAACAGTTTAAGATCTGTTTACCAATTCAAAGTTTCTTGTATGATGAGATGAAAATTCAGAAATCAAATCGCAAAGTCTCTGAGGCATTGCTCGTGCACTTCATAGGCTTGCTATCTTTAAGTTTTAACAATGGACTTGAATTGCTGGCAAAGGGGTGTATATCCGTACTTATGGCATTGATGTATCTGTTTGTTTTTGAAGAGGGGGATTTACATGCTTTGGGATCATTGAAGGGTTTGTCATTACCACCTTGCTTGTCCGAAATTTCATGTGATAAGAGTGGAAAG GGTGCAAGAGATAAGCAATCTGTCTATAAAGTTGTAGCAGAGTTTCGTAGAATTCAATCATGTACTTTGAG TACGGATTCCTTCACCTCCTGTAACGACGAGAATGGAACAGAGAAAACCTGCGATGGGGAAATGTTTCTTAATTGCATATTAGGAAACCCCAAAAAGTTATCCGATTATGATGAACTTGCAGATTTCCTTGAGTGCAGGACTGGGAAAAATTATTCCAAGTGGTTGAATAGGCGCGAAATATATAGAGATCGTAGGTATCAGAAAAAACTAGAATTAGGGAAGACTAAGAAGAAAACATTCCGGAAGTGTTttcagtttaaaaaaaatggccAGTCTTTGAAACGACGGAAAAATGGAATGTTTGTAAAGCATCGGAGATGA